A region of Streptomyces sp. R44 DNA encodes the following proteins:
- a CDS encoding heme-binding protein encodes MKKASSRTRVVTGGAIVAALALGGFGAYSASATGEDTAAAPAAATAEADAKNKNTTRSTHLTIEAATKAAQATLDAAEKENQRVSVAVVDRNGNTLVTLRGDGAGPQSYESAQKKAYTAVSWNAPTSELAKRLTNAPTLRDIPGTLFLAGGAPVTAKGAPIAGIGVAGAPSGDLDEKFAQAGVATLAK; translated from the coding sequence GTGAAGAAGGCCTCCTCCCGCACCCGTGTCGTGACCGGTGGCGCGATCGTCGCCGCCCTCGCCCTCGGCGGCTTCGGGGCCTACTCCGCGAGCGCCACCGGCGAGGACACGGCGGCCGCGCCGGCCGCCGCCACCGCCGAGGCGGACGCCAAGAACAAGAACACGACCCGCTCCACGCACCTGACGATCGAGGCCGCCACGAAGGCCGCGCAGGCGACCCTGGACGCCGCCGAGAAGGAGAACCAGCGGGTCTCCGTGGCGGTCGTCGACCGCAACGGCAACACCCTCGTGACCCTGCGCGGCGACGGCGCCGGCCCGCAGTCCTACGAGTCGGCCCAGAAGAAGGCGTACACCGCCGTCTCCTGGAACGCCCCGACCTCCGAGCTCGCCAAGCGCCTCACCAACGCCCCGACCCTGCGCGACATCCCCGGCACCCTCTTCCTCGCCGGCGGCGCCCCCGTCACCGCCAAGGGCGCCCCGATCGCGGGCATCGGTGTCGCGGGTGCCCCCTCGGGCGACCTGGACGAGAAGTTCGCACAGGCCGGCGTCGCCACCCTCGCGAAGTAG
- the cynR gene encoding transcriptional regulator CynR produces MQPELRHLRYLLAVAEHANFTRAAEELRIAQPTLSQQIKQLEKALGAQLLDRTGRTVRLTDAGETYARYARRALRDLAAGERAVLDVHDLSRGHLRLAVTPTFTAYLTGPLVAGFHTRHPGIGVEVRELPQDRIEAELLADRLDLGIAFHGEHLPGVEATELFTETLGLVVGPGHRFAGRTEPVRADELNEHHLALLSADFATRLHIDAYVSEHRVRPAIAVEANSVTALTEIVRRTALATVLPDAVTRDHPWLRPVPLSPALPSRGVALLRRAAGYRSAAAGAFTELAVSWGTSWGRESWGQPIG; encoded by the coding sequence ATGCAGCCGGAACTCCGTCATCTCCGCTATCTGCTCGCCGTCGCCGAGCACGCGAACTTCACCCGCGCCGCCGAGGAGCTGCGTATCGCCCAGCCCACGCTGTCCCAGCAGATCAAGCAGCTGGAGAAGGCCCTGGGGGCGCAGCTCCTGGACCGCACCGGCCGCACCGTGCGCCTCACCGACGCCGGGGAGACCTACGCCCGCTACGCCCGGCGCGCCCTGCGGGACCTGGCGGCGGGCGAGCGGGCGGTCCTCGACGTGCACGACCTGTCGCGCGGCCATCTGCGGCTGGCGGTCACCCCCACGTTCACCGCGTACCTCACCGGCCCCCTGGTCGCGGGCTTCCACACCCGTCATCCGGGCATCGGCGTGGAGGTGCGGGAGCTGCCGCAGGACCGCATCGAGGCCGAACTCCTCGCCGACCGGCTCGATCTCGGCATCGCCTTCCACGGGGAGCACCTTCCGGGCGTCGAGGCCACGGAGCTGTTCACGGAGACCCTCGGCCTCGTCGTGGGCCCGGGCCATCGCTTCGCGGGCCGGACGGAGCCGGTACGGGCCGACGAGTTGAACGAGCATCACCTGGCGCTCCTCAGCGCGGACTTCGCCACCCGGCTGCACATCGACGCGTACGTCTCCGAGCACCGTGTCCGTCCGGCGATCGCGGTGGAGGCCAACTCGGTGACCGCGCTCACCGAGATCGTCCGGCGCACCGCGCTGGCGACCGTCCTGCCCGACGCCGTCACCCGGGACCACCCCTGGCTGCGCCCGGTCCCGCTCTCCCCCGCGCTGCCGTCCCGGGGTGTCGCCCTGCTGCGGCGCGCGGCCGGCTACCGGAGCGCGGCGGCCGGGGCCTTCACCGAACTGGCCGTCTCCTGGGGAACTTCGTGGGGCCGGGAGTCGTGGGGTCAACCGATCGGATGA
- a CDS encoding MFS transporter, translating into MDQLTAEDPTHVGPYRLIARLGAGGMGLVYLGRDDVGRTVAVKVVQSEYASQPEFRRRFAREVAAARRVGGSWTADVLDADTDTGVAVPWVATQYIAGPDLTTVVARDFGPLPEHSVRVLANRLALALRVVHDAGLIHRDLKPSNVLVTVDGPRVIDFGIARAMDSLAGDSLHTRTGMLIGSPGFMSPEQVRGLELTPASDVFCLGAVLVYAATGRLLFGATDTGLNAHLFRVAEEEPDLTGVPASLLGLVRACLEKDPAARPAPERIAALTEGDAGGVWLPGEVLVQLGRHAAQLLDYVPAARAEAPADRPVVRPSAQPVTETAPRDSAPRPAPASAYTPTAPAHEVPAPSPGRGRGLAVIVLAQLAVLLGAAQDPFGFDRESPELYSFAVPFAAFLLLGGHLADRLGGRRTLFVGLTGLVAACVLGGSATAIAPTPAALITARVLQGGFGALVTAAALTLVATAFPEPGARARAFGVYATAGIGAPVVALQLAGLAWGPVLGIAALLALIALAGTRALPHDRPDRTGTRFDLPGVLLGTFAIALLLYGSTKATHGWGTPLAMSLLTGGMALLGAFLAQLGSGTNPLLPPYVFKDRNRLGGLLAMLLAGAGILALLPPLASILTWDLGYSPSQAGLALLPMVAALAVAAVQVAPRLLRRGVAPRVLVVAGLVLTPLGVTLTIVGIENGAGYAVLLPATVLAGLGVGLAFMPLFATVVAAGLGRHTGAAAAAVVTAQTLGKDFGAAAVVGYGGPPWWAIVVLLLAGLVAGLMVTTRAAA; encoded by the coding sequence GTGGACCAGCTCACCGCCGAAGACCCGACACACGTGGGCCCGTACCGTCTCATCGCCCGACTCGGGGCGGGCGGTATGGGCCTCGTCTACCTCGGTCGCGACGACGTCGGCCGTACGGTCGCCGTCAAGGTCGTCCAGTCCGAGTACGCCTCCCAGCCGGAATTCCGCAGACGCTTCGCCCGCGAGGTCGCGGCCGCCCGAAGAGTGGGCGGCAGCTGGACCGCGGACGTCCTCGACGCGGACACCGACACCGGCGTCGCGGTGCCCTGGGTCGCCACCCAGTACATCGCCGGGCCCGACCTGACCACCGTCGTCGCCCGGGACTTCGGCCCGCTGCCCGAGCACTCCGTCCGCGTCCTCGCCAACCGCCTCGCCCTCGCGCTGCGGGTCGTGCACGACGCCGGCCTGATCCACCGCGACCTCAAACCGTCCAACGTCCTGGTCACGGTGGACGGGCCCCGCGTCATCGACTTCGGCATCGCCCGCGCCATGGACAGCCTGGCCGGGGACAGCCTGCACACCCGCACCGGCATGCTGATCGGCTCGCCCGGCTTCATGTCCCCGGAGCAGGTCCGCGGCCTCGAACTCACCCCCGCCAGCGATGTGTTCTGCCTGGGTGCCGTCCTCGTGTACGCCGCCACCGGCCGCCTCCTCTTCGGCGCCACCGACACCGGTCTGAACGCCCACCTCTTCCGGGTCGCCGAGGAGGAACCCGACCTCACGGGCGTACCCGCATCACTGCTCGGCCTCGTCCGCGCCTGCCTGGAGAAGGACCCGGCCGCGCGGCCCGCGCCCGAGCGGATCGCCGCCCTCACCGAGGGGGACGCCGGCGGGGTCTGGCTGCCGGGCGAGGTCCTGGTCCAACTGGGGCGACACGCGGCGCAGTTGCTGGACTACGTACCGGCGGCGCGCGCGGAGGCGCCGGCTGATCGGCCCGTGGTGCGGCCCTCCGCTCAGCCCGTGACCGAGACGGCTCCCCGCGACTCGGCACCCAGGCCCGCACCGGCATCCGCCTACACCCCGACGGCTCCGGCCCACGAGGTCCCCGCACCCTCGCCCGGCCGCGGACGGGGCCTGGCGGTGATCGTGCTCGCTCAACTGGCGGTGCTGCTCGGGGCGGCGCAGGACCCCTTCGGCTTCGACCGGGAGAGCCCGGAGCTGTACTCCTTCGCCGTCCCCTTCGCGGCCTTCCTGCTGCTCGGCGGGCACCTCGCCGACCGGCTGGGCGGCAGACGGACGCTGTTCGTCGGTCTGACGGGACTCGTGGCTGCCTGTGTGCTGGGAGGCTCGGCCACCGCGATCGCCCCCACCCCCGCCGCGCTGATCACGGCCCGCGTCCTCCAGGGCGGGTTCGGCGCCCTGGTGACGGCGGCGGCGCTGACCCTGGTGGCCACCGCCTTCCCCGAACCGGGTGCACGGGCCAGGGCCTTCGGCGTCTACGCCACGGCCGGCATCGGCGCGCCCGTCGTCGCGCTCCAGCTCGCGGGGCTGGCCTGGGGCCCGGTCCTGGGCATCGCCGCCCTCCTCGCCCTGATCGCCCTGGCCGGGACGCGCGCCCTGCCGCACGACCGCCCGGACCGCACCGGCACCCGCTTCGACCTGCCCGGAGTCCTGCTCGGCACCTTCGCGATCGCCCTGCTCCTGTACGGCTCCACCAAGGCGACGCACGGCTGGGGCACCCCCCTGGCCATGAGCCTGCTCACCGGAGGCATGGCCCTGCTCGGGGCCTTCCTGGCGCAGCTGGGCAGCGGGACGAACCCACTGCTGCCCCCGTACGTGTTCAAGGACCGCAACAGGCTCGGCGGCCTCCTCGCCATGCTCCTCGCCGGCGCCGGCATCCTCGCCCTGCTGCCGCCCCTGGCGTCGATCCTGACGTGGGACCTCGGGTACTCCCCGTCCCAGGCCGGTCTCGCCCTGCTGCCCATGGTCGCCGCGCTCGCCGTCGCCGCCGTCCAGGTCGCCCCGCGCCTGCTGCGCCGGGGCGTCGCGCCCCGCGTCCTCGTCGTGGCGGGCCTGGTGCTCACCCCGCTCGGCGTGACCCTGACCATCGTCGGGATCGAGAACGGCGCCGGATACGCGGTTCTGCTCCCGGCCACGGTCCTCGCGGGTCTCGGGGTCGGTCTGGCCTTCATGCCGCTCTTCGCCACGGTGGTCGCCGCCGGCCTCGGCCGGCACACGGGAGCGGCGGCCGCCGCGGTCGTCACGGCCCAGACGCTGGGCAAGGACTTCGGCGCGGCAGCCGTCGTCGGCTACGGCGGGCCGCCCTGGTGGGCGATCGTCGTCCTGCTGCTCGCGGGGCTCGTCGCGGGCCTGATGGTGACCACCAGGGCGGCGGCCTAG
- the cynS gene encoding cyanase, with the protein MVHAQFDPTARRALAIAAVDAKIREDLSWQRIADAAGLSVAFTTAAVLGQHALPEESAKAVAELLGLDEDAVRLLQTIPTRGSLDGAVPTDPTIYRFYEMLQVYGTTLKELVHEQFGDGIISAINFKLDVKKVADPEGGERAVITLDGKYLPTKPF; encoded by the coding sequence ATGGTGCACGCCCAGTTCGACCCCACCGCCCGCCGCGCCCTCGCGATCGCCGCCGTCGACGCCAAGATCCGCGAGGACCTGAGCTGGCAGCGGATCGCGGACGCCGCCGGCCTCTCCGTCGCCTTCACCACCGCCGCCGTCCTCGGCCAGCACGCCCTGCCGGAGGAGTCCGCGAAGGCCGTCGCCGAGCTCCTCGGCCTGGACGAGGACGCGGTGCGCCTGCTGCAGACGATCCCCACCCGCGGCTCGCTCGACGGCGCCGTCCCCACCGACCCGACCATCTACCGCTTCTACGAGATGCTCCAGGTCTACGGCACCACGCTGAAGGAGCTCGTCCACGAGCAGTTCGGCGACGGCATCATCTCCGCGATCAACTTCAAGCTGGACGTGAAGAAGGTCGCCGACCCGGAGGGCGGCGAGCGTGCCGTGATCACCCTGGACGGCAAGTACCTGCCGACGAAGCCGTTCTGA
- a CDS encoding TetR/AcrR family transcriptional regulator, giving the protein MGRTSDARERILTAARTLMLARGYSALGVAEICAAAGVPKGSFYYFFASKEELALAVVEEHWAGQRAEWTRALAGDVPPLRRLRRLYESTEAELRAGRESCGTVTGCLLGNLALELSTRTESVRGRLREIFDEQVALVAETVAEARARGEVGVTDTGAAARALVALLEGRVLFAKLYDDPGRLDALWADSLALLGAEESRAGITD; this is encoded by the coding sequence ATGGGGCGAACGAGTGACGCGCGCGAGCGCATCCTGACCGCCGCGCGGACGCTGATGCTGGCGCGCGGCTACTCCGCCCTGGGCGTGGCCGAGATCTGTGCGGCGGCCGGTGTGCCGAAGGGCAGCTTCTACTACTTCTTCGCGTCGAAGGAGGAGCTGGCCCTCGCCGTCGTCGAGGAGCACTGGGCGGGGCAGCGCGCCGAGTGGACGCGCGCGCTCGCCGGGGACGTCCCTCCGCTGCGGCGGCTGCGGCGGCTGTACGAGTCGACGGAGGCCGAGCTGCGGGCCGGCCGGGAGAGCTGCGGCACGGTCACGGGCTGTCTCCTCGGGAACCTGGCCCTGGAGCTGAGCACCCGGACGGAGAGCGTCCGCGGGCGGCTGCGGGAGATCTTCGACGAGCAGGTCGCCCTGGTCGCGGAGACCGTCGCCGAGGCCCGCGCGCGCGGCGAGGTCGGGGTGACCGACACCGGCGCGGCGGCGCGGGCCCTGGTCGCCCTCCTGGAGGGCCGGGTCCTCTTCGCCAAGCTGTACGACGACCCGGGCCGCCTCGACGCCCTGTGGGCGGATTCCCTGGCTCTCCTCGGCGCCGAGGAGAGCCGGGCGGGAATCACTGACTGA
- a CDS encoding S8 family serine peptidase, whose translation MDPLDLVGLTPLMARTSGRSSVVVCVVDGRVAPNHPAFAGRPVRELRPAAGAAAGTGTCAHPDVCCAHGTAVAALLAGDRGVCPHCTLLSRPLFADHPADGGPATCLAGVRVAELAEAITEAVDAGAHVLNLSLAQPAPSGVRDRALDAALGHAADRGVIVVVAAGNQGRTGSSPLTDHPWVIPVVAYDHAGRPLPHSNRGISIGRNGVGAPGDRVPGVGLDGRPVLLSGTSAAAPFVTGAVALLRSAFPDATPAAVRYAVTHGPGRRRSAMPPLLDAWAAYTTLRTATARPSRPSPGHG comes from the coding sequence ATGGACCCCCTGGACCTGGTCGGGCTCACGCCGCTGATGGCGCGTACCTCCGGCCGGTCCTCGGTCGTGGTCTGCGTCGTCGACGGCCGTGTGGCCCCGAACCACCCCGCCTTCGCGGGCCGTCCGGTCCGCGAACTGCGTCCGGCCGCGGGGGCGGCCGCCGGCACGGGAACCTGCGCCCACCCGGACGTGTGCTGCGCCCACGGCACCGCCGTCGCCGCGCTCCTCGCCGGGGACCGGGGCGTGTGCCCGCACTGCACGCTGCTGTCCAGGCCCCTCTTCGCGGATCATCCGGCCGACGGCGGCCCCGCGACCTGTCTGGCCGGCGTACGCGTCGCGGAGTTGGCGGAGGCGATCACGGAGGCCGTCGACGCGGGCGCCCACGTGCTGAACCTGAGTCTGGCCCAGCCCGCGCCCTCCGGCGTCCGCGACCGCGCGCTGGACGCGGCGCTCGGTCACGCCGCCGACCGGGGCGTGATCGTCGTGGTGGCCGCCGGGAACCAGGGCCGGACGGGCTCCTCCCCGCTCACCGACCACCCCTGGGTCATCCCGGTCGTCGCGTACGACCACGCCGGACGCCCCCTGCCCCACTCCAATCGGGGCATCTCGATCGGCCGCAACGGAGTCGGCGCGCCCGGCGACCGCGTCCCCGGTGTGGGCCTCGACGGCCGCCCCGTCCTCCTGAGCGGTACGAGCGCCGCCGCGCCCTTCGTCACCGGGGCGGTCGCCCTGCTCCGCTCGGCGTTCCCGGACGCCACCCCGGCGGCCGTACGGTACGCGGTGACGCACGGGCCCGGACGCCGGCGGTCGGCGATGCCGCCGCTCCTGGACGCCTGGGCCGCGTACACGACGCTGCGGACGGCTACCGCGCGCCCTTCTCGGCCGTCGCCAGGCCACGGCTGA
- a CDS encoding acyl-CoA dehydrogenase family protein, which yields MDVDRLLPTPEAADLIALTREIADKELSPRVDEHEAAETYPEGLFATLGEAGLLGLPYPEEFGGGGQPYEVYLQVLEELAARWAAVAVATSVHTLACHPLHTFGTPEQKERRLPAMLEGRTIGGYSLSEPQAGSDAAALSCKAERQDDGSGYRVTGTKAWITHGGKAGFYALFARTAPGSHGISCFLAPGATEGLSFGAPERKMGLQAVPTTAAYWDGALIEEDRRIGDEGQGLQIAFSALDSGRLGIAACATGLAQAALDAAVAYANERTTFGRRIVDHQGLGFLLADMAAAVDAARATYLDAARRRDLGRPFSRQASAAKLIATDTAMKVTTDAVQVFGGYGYTRDFPVERYMREAKIMQIFEGTNQIQRLVISRGLATAEKGAR from the coding sequence ATGGATGTCGACCGCCTGCTTCCCACCCCCGAGGCAGCGGACCTCATCGCCCTCACCCGGGAGATCGCCGACAAGGAGCTCTCTCCGCGGGTGGACGAGCACGAGGCCGCCGAGACCTATCCCGAAGGGCTCTTCGCGACCCTCGGCGAGGCCGGGCTCCTCGGCCTTCCGTACCCGGAGGAGTTCGGCGGCGGAGGCCAGCCCTACGAGGTCTACCTCCAGGTCCTGGAGGAGCTCGCCGCGCGCTGGGCCGCCGTCGCCGTCGCCACCAGCGTCCACACGCTCGCCTGCCACCCCCTCCACACCTTCGGCACCCCGGAGCAGAAGGAGCGCCGGCTGCCCGCGATGCTGGAGGGCCGGACCATCGGCGGCTACAGCCTCTCCGAGCCGCAGGCCGGTTCCGACGCCGCCGCCCTCAGCTGCAAGGCCGAGCGCCAGGACGACGGCAGCGGTTACCGCGTCACCGGCACGAAGGCCTGGATCACGCACGGCGGCAAGGCCGGCTTCTACGCCCTCTTCGCGCGCACCGCCCCCGGCAGCCACGGCATCTCCTGCTTCCTCGCCCCCGGCGCCACCGAAGGCCTGAGCTTCGGCGCGCCGGAGCGCAAGATGGGCCTCCAGGCCGTGCCGACGACGGCCGCGTACTGGGACGGCGCCCTCATCGAGGAGGACCGGCGCATCGGGGACGAGGGCCAGGGCCTCCAGATCGCCTTCAGCGCGCTCGACAGCGGCCGCCTCGGCATCGCCGCCTGCGCCACCGGGCTCGCCCAGGCCGCGCTCGACGCCGCCGTGGCGTACGCCAACGAGCGCACCACCTTCGGCCGCCGGATCGTGGACCACCAGGGCCTCGGCTTCCTGCTCGCCGACATGGCCGCCGCCGTCGACGCGGCCCGTGCCACGTACCTGGACGCGGCGCGGCGCCGCGACCTCGGCCGCCCGTTCAGCCGCCAGGCCAGCGCGGCCAAGCTCATCGCCACGGACACGGCGATGAAGGTGACCACGGACGCCGTGCAGGTCTTCGGCGGCTACGGCTACACCCGGGACTTCCCGGTCGAGCGGTACATGCGCGAGGCGAAGATCATGCAGATCTTCGAGGGCACGAACCAGATCCAGCGGCTCGTCATCAGCCGTGGCCTGGCGACGGCCGAGAAGGGCGCGCGGTAG
- a CDS encoding carbonic anhydrase, which yields MPHFAEGIARFQREVFPAKAGLFARLATAHRPGTLFIGCSDARVVPELITQTDPGELFVIRTAGNLVPAHTPGTDGVTAGVEYAVGVLGVRDIVVCGHSACGAMTALAEGHDLSAAPAVAAWLRHADASLARAAVGGTVDVAALVRENVAAQLANLATHPSVARALATGEVRLHGWVFDIADGTVEELPATARPPLAA from the coding sequence ATGCCTCACTTCGCCGAGGGAATCGCCCGCTTCCAGCGGGAGGTCTTCCCTGCCAAGGCCGGCCTCTTCGCCCGCCTGGCCACCGCCCACCGGCCCGGCACGCTGTTCATCGGCTGCTCGGACGCCCGCGTCGTACCCGAACTGATCACCCAGACCGATCCCGGCGAACTCTTCGTCATCCGCACCGCCGGCAACCTCGTCCCCGCCCACACCCCGGGCACCGACGGCGTCACCGCCGGTGTCGAGTACGCCGTCGGCGTCCTGGGCGTGCGGGACATCGTCGTCTGCGGGCACTCCGCCTGCGGCGCGATGACCGCGCTCGCCGAGGGCCACGACCTGAGCGCCGCGCCCGCCGTCGCCGCCTGGCTGCGGCACGCCGACGCCTCCCTCGCCCGCGCCGCCGTCGGCGGGACGGTCGACGTGGCCGCCCTGGTCCGCGAGAACGTCGCCGCACAGCTCGCGAACCTGGCCACCCACCCGTCGGTGGCCCGCGCCCTCGCCACCGGCGAAGTACGGCTGCACGGCTGGGTCTTCGACATCGCCGACGGCACCGTCGAGGAGCTCCCCGCCACGGCGCGCCCGCCGCTCGCCGCCTGA
- a CDS encoding TetR/AcrR family transcriptional regulator gives MIETSAADAPKLTGRGAARRSALFEELVALLVGEGFARLTLDDLAARLRCSKRTLYGLAGSKEQLVRAAVVHFFRRATARVEAVLAAATDPAERLAAYLRAVSAELAPVSPAFFDDVAAFEPAAEVYERNTRAAAGRVQQLIEEGVRAGVFREVHVTFAADVISSVMVRIQRRQVAAATGLADAEAYEQLAELLLSGLRKA, from the coding sequence GTGATCGAGACCTCCGCCGCCGACGCCCCCAAGCTGACGGGCCGCGGAGCGGCGCGCCGCTCCGCCCTCTTCGAGGAGCTCGTCGCCCTCCTCGTCGGGGAGGGCTTCGCCCGGCTGACGCTCGACGATCTCGCCGCGCGGCTGCGCTGCTCGAAGCGGACCCTGTACGGCCTGGCCGGCAGCAAGGAGCAGCTGGTCCGGGCGGCGGTCGTGCACTTCTTCCGGCGCGCGACCGCCCGGGTCGAGGCGGTGCTCGCCGCCGCGACGGACCCGGCCGAGCGGCTCGCCGCCTATCTGCGGGCGGTTTCGGCCGAGCTGGCGCCGGTCTCCCCTGCGTTCTTCGACGACGTGGCGGCCTTCGAGCCGGCGGCCGAGGTGTACGAGCGGAACACCCGCGCGGCGGCGGGCCGGGTGCAGCAGCTCATCGAGGAGGGCGTGCGGGCCGGGGTGTTCCGCGAGGTGCACGTGACCTTCGCGGCCGACGTCATCTCCTCGGTGATGGTCCGGATCCAGCGCCGCCAGGTGGCCGCGGCGACGGGTCTCGCCGACGCCGAGGCGTACGAGCAGCTGGCCGAACTACTGCTCAGCGGCCTCCGCAAGGCCTGA
- a CDS encoding TNT domain-containing protein has translation MGVTAALAAAPAAQAAPAEKPAAAPPAPCTGEFEGDKRLGPKFLPKKWQDPVGPLLNRYHRTGQLSSADFLKKYWEGPADTGSWKYPPNDGFAEVNGTVDKAPELLEQGERLDRFGSEYGGYLAPAGDAYAKRALPPQNLNTRDTAFPCDYHLYEVTKSFVVWEGSIAPWFEQPGGGRQIKLDPAFLNPGEGQRLNVKWLLDNGYLVRVPA, from the coding sequence ATGGGCGTCACCGCCGCCCTCGCCGCGGCCCCCGCGGCGCAGGCCGCCCCGGCCGAGAAGCCCGCCGCCGCTCCCCCGGCCCCCTGCACCGGGGAGTTCGAGGGCGACAAGCGGCTCGGCCCGAAGTTCCTGCCGAAGAAGTGGCAGGACCCGGTCGGCCCGCTCCTCAACCGCTACCACCGGACCGGGCAGCTCTCCTCCGCCGACTTCCTCAAGAAGTACTGGGAGGGCCCGGCCGACACCGGCAGCTGGAAGTACCCGCCGAACGACGGCTTCGCCGAGGTCAACGGCACCGTCGACAAGGCGCCGGAGCTCCTGGAGCAGGGCGAGCGCCTGGACCGCTTCGGCTCGGAGTACGGCGGCTACCTGGCCCCCGCCGGCGACGCCTACGCCAAGCGGGCGCTGCCCCCGCAGAACCTCAACACCCGTGACACGGCCTTCCCCTGCGACTACCACCTGTACGAGGTGACGAAGAGCTTCGTCGTCTGGGAGGGCTCCATCGCGCCCTGGTTCGAACAGCCGGGCGGTGGCCGCCAGATCAAGCTGGACCCGGCGTTCCTGAACCCGGGCGAGGGCCAGCGCCTCAACGTGAAGTGGCTGCTCGACAACGGCTACCTGGTGCGCGTCCCCGCGTGA
- a CDS encoding XdhC family protein, which yields MLDIAEELHRWVEQGRTFAVATVVAVGGSAPRQPGAALAVDSDGTAIGSVSGGCVEGAVYDLCVQALEDGRTVVERFGYSDEDAFAVGLTCGGIIDILVTPVRGGVFPAALAAAVSGEAAALARIVDGPADLLGQALLVRPDGSYEGKLGGHPELDRTAAAEAGAMLDAGRTGTAEIGEDGSRCGQPLTLLVESSVPAPRMIVFGAIDFASALVRVGKFLGYHVTVCDARPVFATPARFPEADEIVVDWPHRYLESTEVDGRTVLCVLTHDAKFDVPLLQTALKLPVAYIGAMGSRRTHEDRNERLREVGVTELELARLRSPIGLDLGARTPEETALSIGAEIVANRRGGSGVSLTGAHTPIHHDGPREPDGRIGSVA from the coding sequence ATGCTGGACATCGCCGAAGAGCTGCACCGGTGGGTCGAGCAGGGACGCACCTTCGCCGTCGCCACCGTGGTGGCCGTCGGCGGCAGCGCGCCCCGGCAGCCGGGAGCCGCACTCGCCGTCGACAGCGACGGCACGGCGATCGGGTCGGTCTCCGGCGGGTGTGTGGAGGGCGCGGTCTACGACCTGTGCGTCCAGGCCCTCGAAGACGGCAGGACCGTCGTCGAGCGCTTCGGCTACAGCGACGAGGACGCCTTCGCGGTCGGCCTGACCTGCGGCGGCATCATCGACATCCTCGTCACCCCGGTCCGCGGCGGGGTCTTCCCCGCCGCGCTGGCCGCCGCCGTCTCCGGGGAGGCGGCGGCCCTGGCGAGGATCGTGGACGGACCGGCGGACCTGTTGGGGCAGGCGCTGTTGGTCCGTCCCGACGGCTCGTACGAGGGAAAGCTCGGCGGCCACCCCGAGCTGGACCGCACCGCGGCCGCCGAGGCCGGGGCCATGCTCGACGCCGGCCGCACCGGCACCGCGGAGATCGGCGAGGACGGCAGCCGCTGCGGACAGCCGCTGACCCTCCTGGTCGAGTCCTCCGTCCCCGCCCCCCGCATGATCGTCTTCGGCGCCATCGACTTCGCCTCCGCCCTCGTCCGGGTCGGCAAGTTCCTCGGCTACCACGTCACCGTCTGCGACGCCCGGCCGGTCTTCGCGACGCCCGCCCGTTTCCCCGAGGCCGACGAGATCGTCGTCGACTGGCCCCACCGCTACCTGGAGTCGACCGAGGTCGACGGCCGGACCGTGCTCTGCGTCCTCACGCACGACGCCAAGTTCGACGTGCCCCTCCTCCAGACCGCCCTGAAGCTTCCCGTCGCCTACATCGGCGCGATGGGCTCCCGCCGCACCCACGAGGACCGCAACGAGCGCCTCCGCGAGGTCGGCGTCACCGAACTCGAACTCGCCCGCCTCCGCTCCCCGATCGGCCTGGACCTCGGCGCGCGCACGCCCGAGGAGACCGCCCTCTCGATCGGCGCCGAGATCGTCGCCAACCGCCGCGGCGGCAGCGGCGTCTCCCTCACGGGCGCCCACACCCCCATCCACCACGACGGACCCCGCGAACCGGACGGACGCATAGGTTCGGTCGCATAG